The DNA segment ACGGTCCGGCGAAGGTACTGGTGCTGACCACGTTCGATCTGGACGAGTACGTGGTGGAGGCGCTCCGGGCGGGGGCGAGCGGGTTCCTGCTGAAGGACGCTCCGGCGGACGAGCTGGTGCAGGCGATCCGGGTGGTGGCGCAGGGCGAGGCGATGCTGGCGCCGAGCATCACGCGGCGGCTGCTGGACAAGTACGCGACGCATCTGCCGTCGGGCGAGGAGCCCGCGCCGAGCACGCTGCACACGCTGACGGACCGTGAGGTGGAGGTGCTGAAGCTGGTGGCGCGGGGTCTGTCGAACGCGGAGATCGCGGCGGATCTGTTCGTGAGCGAGACGACGGTGAAGACCCATGTGGGGCACGTGCTGACGAAGCTGGGCCTCAGGGACCGGGTGCAGGCGGCGGTGTACGCGTACGAGAGCGGTCTGGTGCGGCCGGGCGCGCAGTAGGCGTTCTCCGGGGGTTCAGCTCTTGCTGAGTTCCCAGAAGCGGAAGACGGTGGAGGCGTCGAGGCAGTACTCGAGGCCGTAGACGCCGTCCCGGACGACGGCGTACTGCTTGGCCTGCCAGACGGGCAGGATGGGCAGTTCGTCGGCGACGATGTCCTGGACCTGGGCGAAGTCCTTGTCGGTGGCGGCGCGGTCGCTCTGGGCGGCGGTGGCCGGGAGCAGGGTGCCGATGAGGCGCTTGTTGTCGTAGTGGTTGGCGAGCACGTTGCCCTTGCCGAAGAAGGGCGCGGTGAAGTTGTCGGCGTCCGGGTAGTCGGGCACCCAGCCCTTGACGTAGACGCCGTACTTGCCGGCCGCGATGTCCTTCTCGTACTGCCCGAAGGGGACGGACCTGACGTCGG comes from the Streptomyces seoulensis genome and includes:
- a CDS encoding response regulator, which gives rise to MAIRVLLVDDQPLLRTGFRMILEAEPDLAVVGEAGDGLQALDQVRALQPDVVLMDIRMPRMDGVEATRQITGPERDGPAKVLVLTTFDLDEYVVEALRAGASGFLLKDAPADELVQAIRVVAQGEAMLAPSITRRLLDKYATHLPSGEEPAPSTLHTLTDREVEVLKLVARGLSNAEIAADLFVSETTVKTHVGHVLTKLGLRDRVQAAVYAYESGLVRPGAQ